The genomic interval GGTAATTATGATATAATAAATAAACAATATGAATTAGACCTTTTTATTACTTTATTTGTTTCAGCATCGCTTTTTGTAATACTTCTCTATCATATAGGACTTTTTGTTGTAAATAAAGGTTATAAACCAAATCTATATTTTGCCTTTTTTTGTGCAATCATAGGGTTGAGGCTTCTATTAACAGATGAAAAACTCTTTGTAAAGATGTTCCCATCTTTACCATGGGATATATATTTGCGAATGGAGTATTGTACTATTTTATTAGGGATTATTTCCTTTGCTTATTTTATAAATGGTTTATACCCAAAAAAAGTGAATGCAGTAATTTTACGTGTAATAACTATATATTTCAGTTTTTTTGTTTTATTTGTGTTGATTGTTCCTATAACCTATGTATCATATTCTTTGATTTTGATACAAATTGGATTATTATTATCAGCTGTATATTTTTTGTTTGTTTTAATAAAAGTAACATCAATCGAATTACCAAATTCGATAATATATTTCAGTGGTTATATAATCTTGTTTCTCACTCTTGTAAATGATATTTTGTATACTCAACAATTAATAAATAGTATTTATTTGTTTGAATTAGGTCTATTAGTTTTTGTGTTTACACAATCATTAGCTGCACTTGAGGAATCAATTAAAATTCAAAATCGATTAATTACTATAAATAGTGAGTTAGAGATTGCTCGAAGGATTCAGAAAACAATTTTACCTGAAACTACACCTTCAACTACTTCTATCCATGTTGAAGCGTGTTATATACCAATGGATGAAATAGGGGGTGATTTTTATCATTTTTACGAGTTAAATGAAGATAAGATAGGAATCATTATAGCTGATGTTACCGGGCATGGGATCCCAGCATCGCTGATAGCATCTACAGTTAATATTGCATTTTCATTACAAAGGAACCACGCAGATAATCCCGCTGCAGTTCTAGCTAATATGAATAATATTTTATATGGTAAAACAGGAGAACAGCCTATCACTGCACTGTACACATACGTTGATGCTTCGCAAAAGGTAGTAAAATTTTCAAGGGCAGGGCATCCACTACCATTAATTTTACAGGGAAGTACCGGTAAGGTAATTGAGATAGATGTACCTGGAAAAATTCTTGGAGTTTTTAAGACAATAAAAAATAAAATTACCAGCTATAAAATTAGCAGCACTGATAGAATTATATTATATACTGATGGAATAACAGAAATACGCAATAGCAGAAACCAAATATTTGGAATTGAGCGATTTATCTCTTGCATTGAAAAAAATCATACAAAAAGCACCAGAGACCTTATTGATAGTATTGTTGATACTGTTATACAATGGGCTGGAAGCAAGGATAAAATAACTGATGATATAACTCTGGTAATTGTTGATATTAAATAAACTTTTATNNNNNNNNNNTTATAAGATTGCAATCGCGTCTATTTCAATTGGTGCACCAGCTGGAAGATCAAAAACCCCAATACATGAACGTGCTGGGGGATTTATAGGGAAAAATTTTTTATATATTTCATTCATCAAAGAAAAGTGTTTCATATCTTTAAGGTATACAGTTATTTTGACAATATTTTCCATCTTGCTACCTGCACTTTCAATGATGGTTTTAATATTGTTTAAAACTAATTCAGTGGCTTTAGCAATATCATTGTCCACTACAATATTTTTTGCAGTATCAATTGGAATTACACCTGATATAAATAAAAATCCATTGGCTTCTACAACATGTGTGTAAGGACCACCTTTTGGTAAATTATCAAAATTATAATGTTTAATTTGCATTTGTTACTTTTATAATAGTTTTTTTTCTTCTAATTTTTTTTGAATTGATTGTAGCTGTTTATAATTATTAATGATTTTTATCATGTATCTATTGTTGGGATCATTTGACAAGTCGATTTCAACCGGTTTTTCATAAAAACGAGCCAATAGCTGTTCACCATTCCGTTGAAATTTACAAAATATTATAACTTTGGGTTTAAGCATATCGTTTATACCAAAGTCTTTAATTATAGCAAGCTCTTGAGTATTTAACTCACAAATATCATTGTGGGTATAAAAAGCTTGTGTATTGTTCAAAATAGGACCTAACTTGTTAATAAAAGTATTAATTAGCTGATAATCGAAATGTGAATCAATGGCATTTAAGATAGCCTTTAAAGCATTACTTGGTTCGATAGCATTTCTGAATGGGCGTTTTGATGTCAGTGCATCATAAATATCGCATAATCCAATTATTTTTGGGTAAATGGGTAAATTTTCATACGGTAATCCATAATACCCATTGTTATTGTAGCGTTCATGATGAAACAATACTGATTGCAATACTATTGGGTGAACATCTTTTATCTTTTTGAGTGTTTCATAACCCAATTGAGGATGGCGCTTCATTTTTTGAATATCTGTAATAGTATATTTTCCTTCTTTTTCCAAAAGGTTTTTATCTAATTGCATTTGACCAATATCATGCAGATAGCCACCTAAAGCTATATTTTTAATTTCATCTTTGTTAAAAGTGCCTATCATTCTGGCTAAAACTGCACTTAAAATACCTACATTCACCGAGTGGTTATAAATATATTCTTCATAACTTTTTAAATCTTTGAGCAAATTAAGAGCTAGTATCTCAGTTGAAGTCAGGTCATTTACAATATCTATGATGACCTTTTCTGCTTCGTGAAATGCCACTTTACTTATCTTATGGCTATGAGCTATCTCATGCATTATCTCTTTAGCTTTATTCCGGGCAATCTGCATTCTGAACGTAGGAATTACAGCCATCTGCCCGTTGTCATTATAATATAGTGTATTCCCATATCTGGCTTTAATCGCATTGATTTTTTCAGTTGTTAAGGCTACACGTGGAGGTAAAACTACAACACCATCTTCTGATAAAAGTGGGTAGATAAAACTGCTGTTAGGTCTTAAATAATCTACATCTATTTTTATTCTTTTACCAAGCATTGATTAAAATTTACACGCTAATATTTATTTCAAAATAAATAAATTGATAATATAAATCAATTATAATTTTTCTAATGAATTTAAAAAATTATAAATGTAATTGAATACTCTTTTTAATTAACAGATGTAAACTGCAATTTATTAAAATAACAATAAGTCTGGACTTTTTTTATGTAAAATAGTCAGCATCAAAAGATGACTCTTAGAGCATTGTTGAGAATGACTATTTAAAAATTGTAAAATTTTTTATTGTTTGTAGTAGTATCTGGGCAGAATTAAGTGAATCTTCTTTTGTTAATCCACAATCGTTATATAATGAATCAGCTATAAATTTTCGTATAGCCATATATACATCTTCAGTTGGATAAAAAAGGAATGCAAAATTTTCACCCTGTGTTTTTAAAATTGTAAAAGATGTATATAACATCAAAGGTTCTTTTGGTATCATTATTTTTTCCTGTTTTTGGCCGGTGAGTATTGTCAGATCGTCAAAGCGGTATGGTATTGATTTGCCTGCTTCTCTGTGAACTGGCTCTTCGTATCTACGGGCATAGGTTGGTGGTTCTACTAATAAGTGGGTTCTGCTCCCATCAGTTTTGAATGTCAAGCCTTCAGCAGTTTGATAAATATCTTTAACATTTTTATATGCAGTTACTTCATAAATTGAGTATATTGAGTCGGAATCAAAAAAGGAACAGATGATAAATCCACCATTAGATGGTATTGAGTTATTCATATAGGCTTTAAAGAGCGCAGTTCCTTTTGCCATATATTACCTCTCATCATTGTTCATGATAATAAAAAACAATATGCAATATCAGGAAAACACTCATGATTATATAAGAAGTAAAAGTTTAATGCAAACATTTTTTTATATTTGGAGATATTTTATTGTTTTCTTCTCTTGTATATTATAATTGTAATAACTGTTAAAAGAAAAAGTGAAAATATAACTAATTTATATTTATTAAGATAGGGGAATATAATTTCATAATTTGAGCCCAATGTATATCCTAATGTAAATAGTATTGTTGATGTGATAGATAGCGCCATTAAGTCAACGATCATAAATTTCAATATATTCATTTTAGCTAGTCCTGCAGTAAGAAATATTATATTTCGTACACCAAAAGGGATAAAACGGCCAAAAAATAAAGTTTTTGAGCCATGAGATACATAATAATTTTCAATTTTTTGAATTTTATCCATAGGATAAAATCTTGCTAGTTTTGGGTGCTGTAAGATAAACTTCATTCCAAATCTGCCCAAACAATATGATATTAAATCACTTGTGTAAGCCCCTAAGACACACCCTGCAGCAATTTTAAATGTATGTTCAGGTATGATTGTTGCTGCGATGGAAGCAGATACAATGAATATTATATCTTCCGATATGGGAAAATTAAATCCAGCAAGAATAAGAAGTAGAAAAGAAAAATAGTGTACATGCGGTGCAAAATCAAAAAGCAGTTGGGAAATATATGCCATGGTAGACTCTCTTAGTCTTAGTATCAATCTATGATAAAAGGTTCATATTTAAGTGCTAAAGTACCTTTTTTTACCCATATGCGAATTTGCAAGGCATTTTTCCCATCCTGCGAAGAAATTGTTCCTATTTCTTCAACCAGATCAATGCTATCAATGGGAAATTCATAGAATATCTTTCTATCTGAAAATGGATCGGATAACAGAATGATTTTTGTTTTGTCGTATTGGTGTTTTTTAGGAGTTCCTACAAATGCAACATGATCTTCAAAAAAATTTATATTTCTGTATTTGTCAATTGCTGTTTTCTCATTTCCTTGAAGCAATTTTAATAACTTTCTCTGTTCTTCCATAGCTATCTGCCACAACTATTATATTCTTTTAATTCCATTAATAATAATTTCTATAGCTTCCTGTACAATAATGCCCTTGAGAGGCTGGTTGGTGTCAATAATGAGTAAACGTATCATTGTCAAGATAATTCCGCAACAAACTTTTGATAATACTGGGATATGTGAGTTACGTATAAAACCGTGAGATATTCCTATGCTAAAAAACTTTTCAAATTCATTACTGATAGAATGTTGCAATTTATCAGCAAAATCTGCATACTTTGAGTCATGTGCATGAAATAATAAAAAGCCGAGTTCATTACTAAATTTAAGCGCAAATTCACTTAATCTCAAAATTTCTTGTTTGATTATGCCAAAATACTCCTGTTGGGTAATAGTTTCGTATAATGGTGTTAAAACAAAGATTGAATCAATTGAATCAACTATAGGTTGATAAATTTCAGTAAGAAGCATTTCTTTATCTTTGAAGTATACATAAAATGTTCCCGTTGCCAGATTGCAATAATCCATAATTTCAGTAATTTTGGTTTTTGAATACCCCTTTTCATTAAAAAGTTTTTCTGCTGCAAACATAATTTTTGTTTTTGTTTCCGGTTTAATAATTTGCGCCATACGATTTTCCTTTTGATATGCTTTTTCAAGACTATAAAAGTATGGGTATTTAATCAACAAAATAAAATCTTGACAATATTGTAATTTTCTTTACATGTTAAATAAATTAGTACCAGGAACTAAAAAATAAAGAATATGAATAAAATAAGAGGGAAAATAGGCTCATTTCATTTGCCGGCAATAGTAGTAATTTTAGCAATATTATTAGGTTTTTGTGTTGTACAAAAAATATATTTTAAAATTTTATTTCATAACAAAATTTCACCACAAGTTATAGAGGAAATATTTGAAAATAATTTTAAAAAAGCAATTCAGTTTGGGGATAGCCATATATCATTAGGTGGCAATATAATTTTAAAAAATGTTAAGATAGCACCTACTACTGATTTTAACGATAATTACAATCTGATATCCTGTAAAGAAGCAATTATTGATCTGAATTATTTCAAAGCTTTTACAGGCACAATTGCAATTAAAGGCATAATATTTAACGATGCATCAATAACCATTGTAAAAAATTATGGCAAAAGTTATCAGGATACATTCAAAAGCATATTTGCAGGGATTATACATGGCAATTCTTTTACTATTGATAATTTTTATCTGGAAGCCACAGGTGATTTGCAATACAATGAAAGTTTTACCACAGATAAATTAAGAATTAATGTCCACGACCTCTCAGTGTACATACATCTTAAAGATAAAAAATTGTCTTATGACATCAAAGGTAGTGTTGCTCCTCTAGATAGTACTCTTGATTCAGGTAAACTACATATATCAGGAACCATTAATTATAATAATATGATGAATTACAAATCCTCGCATCATGCTATATATGCCAAAAAGATAGATATGCATATAGCAAATTATTTTTTAAGGGAATATTCTGATTTACCTGTTGTTGTGAGAGGATATTTTTACACTGATTGCACCATTGATCATGATTCAAAATATAAATTTGATGGCACAATTGAGTTTGATAATTGTACTGTCCTGTACATCAAAAATACCCCTCATTATGAGATAATATCTAAAGACAATATAAGCGTGGATGCCCGTGTGGAATTTACTCACGATTTATCCGATATTGTTGTTTCATCATTTTCATTTGATGATAAAGAGATTTCATTTGATTTCACGTTAAAATATTTCAAGGATACTTTATTGCAATTTTATATTTCTACAAATAACATTGACCTTGAAGATTGTGATTATATTCAGTTTGTACCAGGTGTTAGCTATCAGGGCTTATTGAACTTGCAAGCAAAATGTGATTTTGATATCGCCCATAACAACATGCAATACTTTAAAATTATTTGTGATGCTCGTGATGTATCTTTGTCACGTAGGATTAACAATATTACGTATTCATATATAAATGATACTAAACTCCATATTGAGGGAGATGTAAAAAAGATAGTTGTAGATTTCTTTACAAAACATAAAGATTCGGATATATTATTGTATTCAACAATCAACATTGACAGATGGTTACCATTTAGTTCAGTAACAGACATTAATATAACATCAAAAAAACTATATACTCAACTATTGAGTGATGTTATTGTCACAGGCTTATCGTCATTATATGCTGGTGCAATGAAAGATATGGGTATGGGTTATAACGAAATATTTTTCAGAGATAAGCCTTTGGGCGTATTTCTTATTAATAATATTATCAAGATAAAAATAAATGTAGCGCGACTCATTTTTGATACAAATGCCTATTTGAAGAATTTAAATATTGATATAGTCTCTAATAAAGGTGCTATCTCAACGCCATCATTTCGTTGCGAAGGTTATTCGGGAATATTTTCTTTTTCAGTCAATGCCTTTTGTAACTGTGATTATCCTACCATGAGTGTTAATGCTGCAGTATCAAATTTTGATTACGGTAAGTTTTTAATAGATAGTGGCAAAAAAAATGCTACTGGGGTTTTAAATGCAACACTAAGTTATTCTGTGTCAGGGTATCGTTTAAGTCATCTTTTGCAAAATGGCAATGGCTTGTTACAAGTAACTATCGCCAATACTATTTTTGATAAAACTTTGCTACAGAAAAAGATTGGTGAAATAGCAAAAAACTGCAATGTGTCATTCCCTGATGGGATTTGGCGTTGTAACAGACTTGACATAACCGTCAACCATACAGCTGATAGATGGATTGTACAAAATATATTTATAGATACTGATATGGTACAAATTGGTGGCTATGGAAACTATACACTGGATAAGGGGCTACAATTACCGTGCTCTGCAACCCTATTCATCAAAGAAGGGGCTGCCCTTAAGAGCTCACAAAGAATTAATTTTACTGTTTTGGGAAATCTTGACAATCCAGTTATATTGACAACAGCCCCCTGTAACAAAAAATCAATATCAATCTTTGATGTCAATTAGTTCGTAAATCTTCACTGGCAATTGCTTCCCTTTAACCCTTACCAGGTCAAGTTCTCTGGCTATAACATGATCTTTTACATGTTCATAGGTAAATTCACTGATAATTATTTCGGTACCATACTGTTTGTTTGTTCCTTCAAGGCGTGCTCCAAGGTTTACATTATCCCCCATTAATGTATAATCCATACGTGATGCCGAGCCCATATTACCAACAACCATTTCGCCGGTGTTTATTCCAATACCAATATGCAATGCAGGTTTTCCCATTTGCACCCAGCGTTTATTAAGTTGCTCAAGAACCTGTATCATCTCTACAGCACATTTGCATGCTAGTAGCGCATGGTTTTCCTGAGGGATAGGTGCTCCCCAGAATGCCATTATTTCGTCACCAACATATTTATCAAGTGTGCCATCATATTTGAAAACCAGATCGGTCATTGCCTGGAGGTATTCATTGAGATGTTCAACAAGTTCTTCAGGAGTCATTTTTTCTGAAATAGTGGTAAAGCTTCTAATATCTGAAAATAGCACTGTGAGTATCTTTTTTTCGCCACCAAGCTTTAATTTTTCAGGATTTTTCAAAAGTTCGTCCACAACTGTTTTTGAAACAAACTTGGAAAAAGTCTGGCGTATGTATTTCTTCTCCTGCTGTTCTGTCAACACCCTGTATGCAATAATAATTGAGAATGTTGTACCTACCTGAATGATGGGGGTAGCAAAAATAGTGATTACATTAAAAACATCAAAAAGCAGGTATGAGCCAATAATATAGAATAATGTAAGTGCTAGGGTAAAGACAACAGCAATAATAATTGATACATGGGGAAGGGCAAACCCCAAAATAAGTGAGATAATAAATAAAATTAGTATATTTTGCCATGAGGTAAGCTTTACTATAAAGTCCTGATTGAGTATAGTATTTAATGCATTAGCATGGTGTTCTATTCCAAAAAGGTCCCCATACGGTGATTTATGGATATCTGTTGAAATTCCTGTTGAAGCGTAGGCTGCAATAAGAATTATTTTATTCTGCAATGAAGTATTATTTATCTTGCCATCCCTGCAGAAATAGTAGTAAGGATAATGAGTAAAACTTCCTGGCCCACCAATGAAATTAATATCCATGAAGCCTTCATCATCAATTGGAATATAAATAGTATTGTCAGCAGTTGGCTTTGCCATTTTCTCTTTTGGAATATTTGATAATTTTATATGTTCTCCCATTTTTATGGTCACATCTTTCTTAGTAATGCCATAATAGTGCATGACAATAAGAAGGTCTATAGAAGGATAATATTTTCCTTTATATTTTATTATTAGCGGAACTTTCCTGTTGACATGGTCTGCGTCAGGGCGTATGTTTGCAAATCCTAAACCTATTGCGGCCTGTGATAGCAATGGTGTAGGTGGTACGGCTTCTTCAACCCACGGTATAGAATTGTCCTGAGGGTCAACCGGGAAAGAATATATATCCAGAATGCGCATGCGTTCATCAATATCAGTGTACTTGACATCTACTTCTTCTGTTTCAAACGGGTAATCTAAAAACACACAGTTTGCTTCTTTAATAGCTTTAGCAAATTCTTCTTCATAGGGCTTGTGATCAAGAAACATGATATCAAAGAACATTGCTTTGGGATTTCCTGAGCTAACATATCGGGTAAACTTTGCATGATATGACCATGGAAATGGCCATTTTATGCCTTCATTGTCAAATTCGCGTATGGTATTTTCATCAATCCCAAGGATGATAATATCATCTCGTGAACGGGGATTTTTACGTGTCATTCGCACCCCCTCCTGTAGTTTAATAGCCTTTTCAGAAGGGTCACGCAGGTAGAATCTAAAATTGATTGATCCGTTTTCAAGACCATCTAAAAGCCTGGTTTGTGAATATAAAAACGTTAGTATGATAAAAACAGCAAATGACAGGCCTAAACCCATGAGTTGATTTTTATTAATTTGCATAGCTATTACCTTTATGATTAATAGTATAAGTGTAAAGGTTTTTGATTATCCAAAGCTAAATAATGTACTATAAGAAACAACTAAGAAATGCAAGTTTTTTATTATATTCTTGACAAAATAATTAATGCAGAAAATTCAAATTGTATCATAATGAATCGTAAAATTGTGATATACTAATAAATGAATTTTTTTCAAAAGAAAAACCATCACACTTAAAAAGTAAAAAACATAACCCTATAGGGGTAAGTATAGAATAGTATAATGTGAATATTTATTGCTCTATTAAAGTAGTATGAGTTATGTCTTACAAAGTGCGATGAGAATCAAGTGGTTGTATATAAAGAATGTTCAAAACAATCGCTTGTTTGGAATGATCTCGTTGGTTCTAAATTTCTGTGAAGAGGTGTTGTTGTGATAATCAAAGAGTATATTGCACATACAGTTAGAGAAGCTCTATTGAAGCTTTTGCAGGCTAAGAACATTCCAATGGAGCTATCGCCAGCAATAAAGGTTGAATATCCTAAAGAAGAAAAGTTTGGTGACTATGCCACACCAATTGCTATGGAATGCGCAAAGATACTGCGCATGTCACCCATGC from Spirochaetota bacterium carries:
- a CDS encoding SpoIIE family protein phosphatase, producing the protein MYRKIIVIVVIFVVSIVLFVSCHNKRNVHKPKAIEGVLDLRNWDESSNQVLSLDGDWEFYWNQLIEPSRFTKKIKPFTYIEVPKAWNKQSNFRYSFPAFGYATYRLHIIHDVKYVGQIKTIIMPYVHSAYTLWINGKIVSKNGTVGSSKASMVPFQLPVVTQFVIDSTVTEVVLHISNFQQRTGGILRSIKYGNYDIINKQYELDLFITLFVSASLFVILLYHIGLFVVNKGYKPNLYFAFFCAIIGLRLLLTDEKLFVKMFPSLPWDIYLRMEYCTILLGIISFAYFINGLYPKKVNAVILRVITIYFSFFVLFVLIVPITYVSYSLILIQIGLLLSAVYFLFVLIKVTSIELPNSIIYFSGYIILFLTLVNDILYTQQLINSIYLFELGLLVFVFTQSLAALEESIKIQNRLITINSELEIARRIQKTILPETTPSTTSIHVEACYIPMDEIGGDFYHFYELNEDKIGIIIADVTGHGIPASLIASTVNIAFSLQRNHADNPAAVLANMNNILYGKTGEQPITALYTYVDASQKVVKFSRAGHPLPLILQGSTGKVIEIDVPGKILGVFKTIKNKITSYKISSTDRIILYTDGITEIRNSRNQIFGIERFISCIEKNHTKSTRDLIDSIVDTVIQWAGSKDKITDDITLVIVDIK
- a CDS encoding RidA family protein, with the translated sequence MQIKHYNFDNLPKGGPYTHVVEANGFLFISGVIPIDTAKNIVVDNDIAKATELVLNNIKTIIESAGSKMENIVKITVYLKDMKHFSLMNEIYKKFFPINPPARSCIGVFDLPAGAPIEIDAIAIL
- a CDS encoding HD domain-containing protein, translating into MLGKRIKIDVDYLRPNSSFIYPLLSEDGVVVLPPRVALTTEKINAIKARYGNTLYYNDNGQMAVIPTFRMQIARNKAKEIMHEIAHSHKISKVAFHEAEKVIIDIVNDLTSTEILALNLLKDLKSYEEYIYNHSVNVGILSAVLARMIGTFNKDEIKNIALGGYLHDIGQMQLDKNLLEKEGKYTITDIQKMKRHPQLGYETLKKIKDVHPIVLQSVLFHHERYNNNGYYGLPYENLPIYPKIIGLCDIYDALTSKRPFRNAIEPSNALKAILNAIDSHFDYQLINTFINKLGPILNNTQAFYTHNDICELNTQELAIIKDFGINDMLKPKVIIFCKFQRNGEQLLARFYEKPVEIDLSNDPNNRYMIKIINNYKQLQSIQKKLEEKKLL
- a CDS encoding DedA family protein; protein product: MAYISQLLFDFAPHVHYFSFLLLILAGFNFPISEDIIFIVSASIAATIIPEHTFKIAAGCVLGAYTSDLISYCLGRFGMKFILQHPKLARFYPMDKIQKIENYYVSHGSKTLFFGRFIPFGVRNIIFLTAGLAKMNILKFMIVDLMALSITSTILFTLGYTLGSNYEIIFPYLNKYKLVIFSLFLLTVITIIIYKRRKQ
- a CDS encoding inorganic pyrophosphatase Ppa is translated as MEEQRKLLKLLQGNEKTAIDKYRNINFFEDHVAFVGTPKKHQYDKTKIILLSDPFSDRKIFYEFPIDSIDLVEEIGTISSQDGKNALQIRIWVKKGTLALKYEPFIID
- a CDS encoding TetR/AcrR family transcriptional regulator encodes the protein MAQIIKPETKTKIMFAAEKLFNEKGYSKTKITEIMDYCNLATGTFYVYFKDKEMLLTEIYQPIVDSIDSIFVLTPLYETITQQEYFGIIKQEILRLSEFALKFSNELGFLLFHAHDSKYADFADKLQHSISNEFEKFFSIGISHGFIRNSHIPVLSKVCCGIILTMIRLLIIDTNQPLKGIIVQEAIEIIINGIKRI
- a CDS encoding adenylate/guanylate cyclase domain-containing protein; amino-acid sequence: MQINKNQLMGLGLSFAVFIILTFLYSQTRLLDGLENGSINFRFYLRDPSEKAIKLQEGVRMTRKNPRSRDDIIILGIDENTIREFDNEGIKWPFPWSYHAKFTRYVSSGNPKAMFFDIMFLDHKPYEEEFAKAIKEANCVFLDYPFETEEVDVKYTDIDERMRILDIYSFPVDPQDNSIPWVEEAVPPTPLLSQAAIGLGFANIRPDADHVNRKVPLIIKYKGKYYPSIDLLIVMHYYGITKKDVTIKMGEHIKLSNIPKEKMAKPTADNTIYIPIDDEGFMDINFIGGPGSFTHYPYYYFCRDGKINNTSLQNKIILIAAYASTGISTDIHKSPYGDLFGIEHHANALNTILNQDFIVKLTSWQNILILFIISLILGFALPHVSIIIAVVFTLALTLFYIIGSYLLFDVFNVITIFATPIIQVGTTFSIIIAYRVLTEQQEKKYIRQTFSKFVSKTVVDELLKNPEKLKLGGEKKILTVLFSDIRSFTTISEKMTPEELVEHLNEYLQAMTDLVFKYDGTLDKYVGDEIMAFWGAPIPQENHALLACKCAVEMIQVLEQLNKRWVQMGKPALHIGIGINTGEMVVGNMGSASRMDYTLMGDNVNLGARLEGTNKQYGTEIIISEFTYEHVKDHVIARELDLVRVKGKQLPVKIYELIDIKD